In a single window of the Dinghuibacter silviterrae genome:
- a CDS encoding VCBS repeat-containing protein yields MTSSVRHWTLLLLTGMVGACNTKPQTLFTDMPADYTHVDFRNDIKEDEDYNILTYEYLYNGAGVAVGDVNGDGLPDIFLVSNMGSCKLYLNKGHFQFEDVTDKAGVGGRNGWKTGAVMADVNGDGLLDIYLCHSGPGPDSMRRNELFINNGVHNGVPTFTESAEAYGLDAPGTFTTTVAFFDMDNDGDLDMFMVNHADMFFNPFFNTDKLRSTRNARFGNRLYRNDNGHFTDISDQAGIYGSGLNFGLSASIGDVNGDGWPDIYTTNDYDERDFLYLNNHDGTFREVLDKAAGHISEFSMGSDMADYNNDGWPDIAVLDMLPEDNHRQKMLRGPDGYDKYTMRVDHGLHHQQMRNTLQLNNGVDSTGMPIFSEIGQMAGISSTDWSWAPLFADFDNDGWKDLFVSNGILRDMTNMDFVKYTSGYSSGYNAKEANDKTAMWQLVQNMPSTPLQNYLFHNDHNLCFTDVTKDWGITQPGIHNGAAYVDLDGDGDLDLVINNLNGGVSIYRNNASELLHRHYLRIRLKGEGRNTYGIGAKVKVTTAHGTQFYEEYTCRGFQSSVDPVMHVGLGDDSLAEAVVVTWPGGKQSALSHVKGDTLLVIDEQGATTPAANQPNAAATHFRDVTAATGIKYVHQQSNTVDFKIAPLLPYQLSKVGPCLAKGDVNGDGLEDVFIGGSAGYDCKLYLQTKDGRFVEAPDQPWNADKSYTTTDALFFDADGDGAPDLYLVSGGADYPLGDKHYQDRFFENDGHGHFKEVVGALPPETVSGACVRAADVDHDGKPDLFVGGAVQPGLFPEAPESFVLKNVSQKGNIKFEKIQTLTPGMVADACWIDLNKDGWEDLVVVGPFMPITVLENHNGKLEDETKGYGLDTTRGWWCRLAAADLDHDGDTDLVVGNLGLNTQYKASKSEPLTITYADFDQDGVLDPIICFYNGGVSYPAVTRDELFDQMPSLQKKFGRYKDYADAQLVDMFSSAQLAGAKSVSLTMLSSIVLRNDGNKHFTVLPLPMYAQMSAANGILIKDLDGDGKEDILLAGNFFPMRVQQGPLDASIGLFLRGDGKGHFDPVPYADTRLYMPGDIRNIIGLKQGKRFLVVAARNNGPVQVIQP; encoded by the coding sequence ATGACATCATCGGTAAGGCACTGGACGCTTCTCCTTCTGACGGGCATGGTGGGGGCTTGTAACACAAAGCCACAGACCCTTTTCACGGATATGCCCGCCGATTATACGCACGTTGATTTCCGTAACGACATCAAGGAAGACGAGGATTATAACATCCTTACGTATGAGTACCTGTATAACGGGGCCGGCGTTGCCGTGGGGGATGTGAACGGGGACGGGTTACCGGATATTTTCCTGGTGTCGAATATGGGAAGCTGTAAGCTGTATCTCAACAAAGGCCACTTTCAATTTGAGGACGTAACGGATAAGGCCGGGGTCGGTGGGCGAAACGGTTGGAAAACGGGTGCGGTGATGGCGGACGTGAATGGGGATGGCCTTTTGGACATTTATCTTTGCCACTCGGGACCAGGACCGGACTCGATGCGAAGGAACGAACTGTTCATCAACAACGGGGTGCATAACGGCGTGCCTACTTTTACCGAATCTGCCGAAGCTTATGGCCTGGATGCGCCGGGCACCTTTACGACGACGGTGGCTTTTTTTGACATGGACAACGACGGGGACCTGGATATGTTCATGGTCAACCACGCCGACATGTTTTTCAACCCTTTTTTCAATACAGACAAGCTGCGTTCGACGCGGAATGCGCGTTTTGGCAACCGGTTGTACCGGAACGACAACGGGCATTTTACGGACATCAGCGATCAGGCGGGGATCTATGGGAGCGGGTTGAACTTTGGTTTGAGCGCATCGATCGGGGACGTAAATGGGGACGGGTGGCCGGACATCTATACGACGAACGACTATGACGAGCGGGACTTCCTCTATTTGAACAACCACGATGGGACTTTCCGGGAAGTCCTGGACAAGGCGGCGGGGCATATCTCGGAGTTTTCGATGGGCTCCGATATGGCGGACTACAACAACGATGGATGGCCGGACATTGCGGTCCTGGATATGCTTCCGGAGGATAACCACCGGCAAAAGATGCTCAGAGGACCCGACGGCTATGACAAGTATACGATGCGGGTGGACCACGGGCTGCACCACCAGCAGATGCGCAACACGCTCCAACTGAACAATGGGGTGGACAGCACGGGGATGCCGATCTTTAGCGAGATAGGCCAGATGGCGGGGATATCCTCGACGGACTGGAGCTGGGCGCCCCTGTTTGCGGATTTTGACAACGACGGCTGGAAGGATCTTTTTGTCTCCAACGGGATTCTCCGCGACATGACCAACATGGACTTTGTAAAGTATACCTCCGGGTATTCTTCGGGATACAATGCAAAGGAGGCGAATGATAAGACCGCGATGTGGCAGTTGGTTCAGAACATGCCGTCCACACCGCTGCAGAATTATCTTTTCCATAACGATCACAACCTTTGTTTTACCGACGTCACCAAGGACTGGGGCATTACCCAGCCCGGCATCCATAACGGGGCCGCTTATGTGGACCTGGATGGGGATGGGGACCTGGACCTGGTCATCAATAACCTCAACGGGGGGGTGAGCATCTATCGGAATAATGCCTCGGAATTGTTGCACCGGCACTATTTGCGGATACGGTTAAAGGGGGAGGGGCGAAATACGTACGGCATCGGTGCCAAGGTGAAAGTAACCACCGCACACGGGACGCAATTCTATGAAGAGTATACGTGTCGCGGGTTTCAGTCTTCGGTCGATCCGGTCATGCACGTCGGGTTGGGCGACGATAGCCTCGCGGAGGCGGTTGTCGTGACCTGGCCGGGTGGCAAACAATCGGCCCTGAGCCATGTCAAAGGAGATACGCTGTTGGTGATCGATGAACAGGGCGCCACGACACCCGCGGCGAATCAGCCCAACGCAGCCGCGACCCATTTTCGCGACGTCACCGCCGCCACCGGTATAAAATACGTCCACCAGCAATCCAACACCGTTGACTTCAAAATCGCCCCGCTGCTGCCCTACCAACTCTCAAAGGTTGGCCCCTGCCTGGCCAAAGGCGATGTCAACGGCGATGGTCTTGAAGACGTCTTTATCGGGGGCTCGGCGGGATATGACTGCAAACTGTACCTCCAAACCAAAGACGGCAGGTTTGTGGAAGCCCCGGACCAACCGTGGAATGCAGACAAGAGCTATACGACCACCGACGCGCTTTTCTTCGATGCCGACGGCGATGGTGCGCCGGACCTGTACCTGGTGAGCGGGGGGGCGGACTATCCGCTGGGGGACAAACACTACCAGGACCGGTTTTTTGAAAACGACGGCCATGGCCATTTCAAAGAAGTCGTGGGGGCCTTGCCCCCGGAGACGGTGAGCGGCGCCTGTGTGCGTGCGGCGGATGTGGACCATGACGGGAAACCCGATCTTTTTGTGGGCGGCGCCGTCCAACCGGGGCTTTTCCCTGAGGCACCGGAGAGCTTTGTATTAAAAAACGTTAGCCAAAAGGGGAACATCAAATTTGAAAAAATACAAACGCTTACCCCGGGTATGGTGGCGGACGCGTGTTGGATCGATCTGAACAAGGACGGGTGGGAAGACCTGGTCGTGGTTGGACCTTTTATGCCCATCACGGTTTTGGAAAACCACAACGGAAAGCTGGAGGATGAAACAAAAGGGTATGGCCTGGACACTACCCGCGGCTGGTGGTGCCGTCTGGCAGCGGCGGACCTGGACCATGACGGGGATACGGACCTGGTGGTCGGGAATCTGGGGTTGAACACGCAGTATAAAGCCTCAAAAAGCGAGCCCCTCACGATCACCTACGCCGACTTCGACCAGGACGGCGTCCTTGACCCGATCATTTGTTTTTACAATGGAGGCGTGAGCTATCCCGCGGTGACACGGGACGAACTTTTTGACCAGATGCCCTCCCTCCAGAAAAAATTCGGCCGGTACAAGGACTATGCGGACGCACAGCTTGTGGATATGTTTTCCAGTGCACAACTGGCGGGAGCGAAATCGGTTTCGTTAACCATGTTATCCTCTATTGTCCTGCGCAATGATGGAAATAAACACTTTACTGTATTACCTTTACCCATGTATGCGCAGATGAGTGCGGCCAACGGCATCCTCATCAAAGACCTGGATGGTGATGGAAAAGAAGACATTTTGCTTGCCGGAAATTTTTTCCCGATGCGGGTGCAACAAGGCCCGCTGGATGCAAGCATCGGTCTTTTCCTGAGGGGTGATGGCAAAGGTCATTTTGATCCCGTTCCCTATGCGGACACCCGGTTGTACATGCCGGGGGATATTCGGAATATCATTGGACTTAAACAGGGAAAACGGTTCCTGGTGGTCGCAGCCAGGAATAACGGTCCCGTTCAGGTGATCCAGCCCTAA
- a CDS encoding RNA polymerase sigma-70 factor, which produces MLHRIQYENDETAFEEFYREHVFRLFQFAFAFVRNKELSEEIVNDVFLKFWQHRSRIDQIDNISVYLYVAVKNTAANYLRRKGLDEPELTAHHFYLSPDPEQLLVTEELRRTIQYSIDRLPPRCKLIFKLVKEDGLSCAEVASILDISYKTVTTQLTIALKKLSEHLQPSLGERRIKA; this is translated from the coding sequence TTGCTGCATAGAATACAGTACGAGAACGACGAAACTGCTTTTGAAGAGTTCTACCGGGAACACGTATTCCGTTTGTTCCAGTTTGCCTTTGCATTCGTACGGAACAAGGAGCTTTCCGAAGAGATCGTCAATGACGTTTTCCTCAAATTTTGGCAACACCGTTCCCGGATCGACCAGATCGACAACATCTCCGTGTACCTATACGTGGCCGTAAAGAACACAGCGGCCAATTACCTACGCAGGAAAGGTCTTGATGAACCCGAGCTCACGGCCCATCACTTTTACCTTAGCCCCGATCCGGAACAGTTGCTCGTCACCGAAGAGCTCCGCCGGACGATCCAATACTCCATCGACCGCCTTCCCCCTCGTTGTAAGCTGATATTCAAACTGGTGAAGGAGGATGGTTTGAGTTGTGCCGAAGTCGCCTCCATCCTTGACATATCTTATAAGACCGTCACCACCCAGCTCACCATTGCCCTCAAAAAATTGAGCGAGCACCTTCAGCCGTCGCTGGGGGAACGCCGGATTAAGGCGTGA